One window of Nymphaea colorata isolate Beijing-Zhang1983 chromosome 1, ASM883128v2, whole genome shotgun sequence genomic DNA carries:
- the LOC116247341 gene encoding NAC domain-containing protein 104-like: protein MGDKISLPPGFKFFPTDKDLILHYLYKKVKLLPCHSDFIMEIDLYNYNPWELPGMALGGGKEWYFYSQRPSNYKKNSIQYRPAASGHWRVTTMDEPVSNGNTVVGCKKSLVFYTGNAPSGTKTDWIMDEYSLLESTTRTCKKRGSSRTVSGDWVLCRIQEKGLDSEMICGDDDDDDGRELSYLDEIFFSMDNLDEISSPSDFTATLFH from the exons atgGGAGATAAGATAAGCCTTCCCCCTGGCTTCAAGTTCTTCCCAACAGACAAAGATCTCATTCTTCATTATCTCTATAAGAAGGTCAAGCTTCTCCCTTGCCACTCAGACTTCATCATGGAGATAGATCTCTACAACTACAATCCTTGGGAGCTaccag GCATGGCTTTGGGTGGTGGCAAAGAGTGGTATTTCTACAGCCAAAGACCAAGCAACTACAAGAAAAACTCCATACAGTACAGGCCTGCTGCATCTGGGCATTGGAGGGTGACAACCATGGATGAGCCCGTATCAAATGGCAACACTGTTGTTGGGTGCAAGAAATCTCTTGTCTTCTACACTGGCAACGCTCCAAGTGGGACAAAAACTGACTGGATCATGGATGAGTATAGCCTCCTGGAATCGACAACCAGGACATGTAAGAAGCGTGGGAGCTCAAGAACT GTGTCAGGAGACTGGGTATTGTGCAGGATCCAAGAGAAAGGCCTTGATTCAGAGATGATCTGCGGtgacgatgatgatgacgacGGAAGAGAGCTGTCATATCTAGATGAGATCTTCTTTTCCATGGACAATTTGGATGAAATAAGTTCACCAAGCGACTTCACCGCTACATTGTTTCATTAG